A genomic segment from Methanocella sp. encodes:
- a CDS encoding PGF-CTERM sorting domain-containing protein has translation MSMIAVVVPAVADKPIWDPNAHSYPQTVWSDWGKKGSVTGRVTTSVNGTVGIGGAYIAIVNASNTTQEFYNTSSDAYGNYQITGINATYSSVNLTGPDNTAGTYNKGINMYKMYAYKDPYGEGYSNAFGIDADLKSAATTSVVIFTKPARIELKAERSHVVADSGDNIQICAYMYDALGNPVADGYNVNFTIGNATNNSFMQYPAPAYAPNQNGSFYGYMDPNGRNQTVATTDNAGKACLQYGWVDEAYGGNNSTIWAYYADDASVFANIKIYFEAPTASWTGYVVDSYGTGYGGIPVMLHVMGYNGTTPYEIYNMTRTTSSSQPFVGLFAFDYIVLQNAAYGYVDASAQLTDNLTIYGKSNNYSMNRSATSIGSIVLRIPPPDAIKVTAEKDTILVGGQSDWIIAQLYLNGQKYKRANIAVTFDSDNDTVATLPSVKTNITDLNGQAWILLTSNQTVGKVNITGTAQIMYNHNLTDTCTVRVVGWGTVSGIVTDQNKVGIPNANVTLWNIQWNDTTGRWENTNVVDIPENPQFSNDGRTAAVGMYTYYRVPWDFYNVTGEKEGHMWYAIFLMGPVPTDIDKYANATYVPGSEYGTATHNIAIPDYSYIAPVSPTPTPTAVVTTTATAVPPTPTPTAKPTPGFEALFALAGLLGVAYLVARKEN, from the coding sequence CCCCAACGCTCACAGTTATCCTCAGACCGTCTGGTCTGACTGGGGCAAAAAGGGCTCAGTGACCGGCAGAGTTACTACCTCGGTCAACGGAACCGTAGGCATCGGCGGCGCTTACATCGCGATCGTCAACGCCTCGAACACTACCCAGGAATTCTATAACACGTCTTCCGATGCGTACGGCAACTATCAGATCACCGGCATCAACGCAACCTACAGCTCTGTGAATCTGACAGGTCCGGACAACACTGCTGGCACGTACAATAAGGGTATAAACATGTACAAGATGTACGCCTACAAGGACCCGTACGGAGAAGGCTATTCCAATGCTTTCGGCATTGATGCGGACTTAAAGTCTGCAGCGACGACTTCGGTCGTTATATTCACCAAGCCTGCAAGGATTGAGCTGAAGGCCGAAAGAAGCCACGTCGTAGCGGACAGCGGAGACAACATCCAGATCTGCGCATACATGTACGACGCTCTTGGCAACCCGGTAGCTGACGGTTACAATGTAAACTTCACCATCGGTAACGCCACGAACAACTCATTCATGCAATACCCTGCACCGGCATATGCTCCGAATCAGAACGGTAGCTTCTACGGTTACATGGACCCGAATGGGAGAAACCAGACCGTTGCGACCACTGACAACGCGGGTAAGGCCTGCCTCCAGTACGGCTGGGTTGATGAAGCCTACGGCGGCAACAACTCGACCATCTGGGCATACTACGCAGATGACGCGAGCGTCTTCGCCAACATCAAGATCTACTTCGAAGCCCCGACCGCATCCTGGACTGGCTACGTGGTTGACTCTTACGGCACCGGCTACGGCGGTATCCCCGTGATGTTACACGTCATGGGCTACAACGGCACCACTCCGTACGAGATCTACAACATGACCAGGACCACTTCCAGCAGCCAGCCGTTCGTAGGCCTGTTCGCCTTCGACTACATCGTGCTGCAGAACGCGGCCTATGGCTACGTTGACGCCAGCGCTCAGCTGACGGACAACCTGACCATCTACGGCAAGAGCAACAACTACTCGATGAACAGGTCCGCGACCTCCATCGGCTCGATCGTCTTAAGGATCCCGCCGCCGGACGCGATCAAGGTCACCGCCGAGAAGGACACGATCCTCGTGGGCGGCCAGTCTGACTGGATCATCGCACAGCTCTACCTGAATGGCCAGAAGTACAAGAGGGCCAACATCGCCGTGACCTTCGACTCGGACAACGACACTGTCGCTACCCTGCCTTCGGTCAAGACGAACATCACCGACCTCAACGGCCAGGCCTGGATCCTGCTGACCTCCAACCAGACGGTTGGTAAGGTTAACATCACCGGCACGGCTCAGATCATGTACAACCACAACCTGACCGACACCTGCACTGTCCGTGTAGTCGGCTGGGGCACCGTGTCGGGCATCGTGACTGACCAGAACAAGGTCGGTATCCCGAACGCTAACGTGACCCTGTGGAATATCCAGTGGAACGACACTACGGGCAGATGGGAGAACACCAACGTAGTGGACATCCCGGAGAACCCGCAGTTCTCGAACGATGGCAGGACCGCAGCAGTCGGTATGTACACGTACTACAGAGTACCCTGGGACTTCTACAACGTAACCGGTGAGAAGGAAGGCCACATGTGGTATGCAATATTCCTGATGGGCCCTGTGCCGACGGATATTGACAAGTACGCCAATGCGACCTACGTACCCGGCTCTGAGTACGGTACTGCGACCCACAACATCGCCATACCCGACTACTCGTACATCGCGCCGGTAAGCCCGACGCCGACCCCGACCGCCGTCGTAACCACGACGGCAACGGCAGTACCGCCAACCCCGACCCCGACCGCCAAGCCCACTCCGGGCTTTGAGGCCCTGTTCGCGTTAGCCGGATTACTCGGCGTAGCCTACCTCGTCGCGAGGAAAGAGAACTAA
- a CDS encoding carboxypeptidase regulatory-like domain-containing protein, which translates to MVKMVYRFFSLFIIVSLFIFTIPVSLADNTPTGALTGKVIDRNNMPLANATLQLQDSVYNVVGNAISASDGTFTFNNVPITGFDGRDVFRVTATYIVSGKSYSDKTEFFWIYKNQVVTHNVQIYYYPPSNYGWLTGKVVNANNYNQYVSATIYLSNGMYDFVSSEPGDNWQFYLPAGDYQVWAEHNENGKTFSSGKSDVHVNSDDTFTAVLTISLTGNGTTLHTPPSAGVNVVHGNIKQKNDAPLYGATVELCRVNGVNFSPISSTTSDVEGNYRFNGVNTSAPSESYVVRVTYNFMGNDTIKVSDPFTIYYANMLNVSHDYNVPISVDFTDSGSIEAVTDPAGASIWLDGADTGRTTPFNITGVRAGEHTCSLLMDGYLPENLTFNVPSEGTYRVYKVLKPSTGDVNFIIKPSDASIYLNGDLVGTGSTNLTKLQYGQYSYTVGREGYRNVTGTLEVIPGGHLDVPVDLVAVPGLSLTYIGYLINSVFESIGKLFG; encoded by the coding sequence ATGGTAAAAATGGTCTATCGTTTCTTCTCATTATTCATTATCGTATCTTTATTCATTTTCACTATACCCGTATCGCTTGCCGACAATACGCCCACCGGCGCCCTCACGGGAAAAGTCATCGACCGTAATAATATGCCGCTGGCTAATGCCACTCTACAATTACAGGATAGTGTATACAATGTCGTCGGGAACGCCATATCGGCTTCCGATGGCACTTTTACCTTCAATAATGTACCCATCACTGGCTTCGATGGCCGGGATGTATTCAGGGTCACAGCGACGTATATCGTTAGCGGCAAGTCCTATTCCGATAAGACCGAGTTCTTCTGGATCTATAAGAACCAGGTCGTAACGCACAATGTTCAGATATATTACTATCCGCCCTCCAATTATGGCTGGCTCACTGGTAAAGTAGTTAACGCCAACAACTATAACCAGTATGTATCGGCCACCATTTACCTTAGCAATGGCATGTATGATTTCGTCTCGTCCGAGCCCGGCGATAACTGGCAGTTCTACCTGCCCGCCGGCGACTACCAGGTCTGGGCCGAGCACAACGAGAACGGTAAGACGTTTTCTTCGGGCAAGAGCGACGTCCATGTCAATAGCGACGACACGTTCACCGCCGTCCTGACCATATCGCTTACGGGTAATGGCACTACACTGCATACTCCGCCGTCGGCCGGCGTAAACGTCGTGCATGGCAACATAAAGCAGAAAAATGACGCGCCTCTTTACGGCGCGACCGTCGAGCTTTGCCGCGTCAACGGCGTTAACTTCAGCCCCATATCTTCGACGACATCCGACGTCGAAGGGAACTACAGGTTCAATGGCGTGAATACCAGCGCTCCCTCAGAGAGCTATGTGGTCCGGGTCACCTATAATTTCATGGGCAATGATACGATCAAAGTTTCCGACCCGTTCACCATCTATTATGCGAACATGCTCAACGTGTCGCATGACTATAATGTGCCGATATCCGTCGACTTTACAGATTCAGGCTCGATCGAAGCGGTCACCGACCCGGCCGGCGCCAGCATATGGCTTGATGGGGCGGATACAGGCCGTACGACACCCTTTAACATCACCGGCGTCAGGGCCGGAGAGCATACCTGCAGCCTGCTGATGGACGGATATCTGCCCGAGAATCTCACGTTCAACGTCCCCTCCGAGGGCACGTATCGCGTGTATAAGGTCCTGAAGCCCAGCACGGGCGATGTGAACTTCATCATCAAGCCGTCGGATGCGTCCATCTACCTGAACGGTGATCTCGTCGGCACGGGCTCGACGAATCTAACGAAGCTGCAATATGGCCAGTACTCGTATACGGTCGGCAGGGAAGGCTACAGGAATGTGACGGGAACGCTCGAAGTCATCCCAGGCGGCCACCTGGACGTGCCGGTCGATCTCGTTGCCGTGCCCGGGCTAAGCCTGACCTATATCGGCTATCTTATCAACAGCGTGTTCGAGTCCATCGGCAAGCTTTTCGGATAA
- the rtcA gene encoding RNA 3'-terminal phosphate cyclase, with product MLWTVDGSIGEGGGQILRTAIAVAAIKQKAVRIVNIRKSRPRPGLGVQHVRSIEIAREMTDATVEGLRYGSTEVTFDPGPIKAGNFIVNMGTAGSVTLALQSVLPVAAYAPGPVTLDITGGTDVKWAPPYDYFHDVTLPALDRFGYRIDASLISRGYFPAGNGRVIVHTTPAAFRPADLIEPVGGIIAGVSASSCLPAHVCERQASAASEYLQSRGYETGDIRLDIRNDMSTGSGISLYKGFTGGSALGERGKPAEKVGREAASMLARELQSGAAVDAHLADQLILYMALAPGESGITTSVLSGHSAAGLRIVEQMTGRKFEVKKGNKTTLIRSSGIPAE from the coding sequence ATGCTCTGGACGGTGGACGGCTCCATTGGCGAGGGGGGTGGCCAGATATTGCGCACGGCCATCGCTGTCGCGGCAATAAAGCAAAAGGCCGTACGCATCGTCAACATCCGGAAAAGCCGGCCCAGGCCGGGCCTCGGCGTCCAGCACGTCAGGTCCATCGAGATCGCCCGGGAAATGACGGATGCGACCGTAGAAGGGCTGAGGTATGGGTCGACGGAGGTTACGTTCGATCCAGGCCCCATTAAGGCGGGTAACTTTATCGTCAACATGGGCACGGCCGGGAGCGTTACTCTGGCATTACAGAGCGTTTTGCCTGTCGCCGCTTACGCGCCCGGCCCCGTTACGCTCGACATAACTGGCGGGACCGACGTTAAATGGGCACCTCCATATGACTATTTCCACGATGTCACCCTGCCCGCGCTCGATCGGTTCGGATATCGTATAGACGCATCTCTTATTTCAAGAGGATATTTTCCGGCTGGCAACGGCAGGGTCATCGTTCATACGACGCCGGCGGCTTTCCGGCCCGCCGACCTGATCGAGCCAGTCGGCGGTATCATCGCCGGCGTCTCCGCGTCATCCTGCCTGCCCGCCCACGTCTGCGAGCGCCAGGCGAGCGCGGCATCCGAATACCTGCAGTCACGGGGCTACGAGACAGGCGATATTCGGCTCGATATCCGTAATGATATGTCGACGGGCTCCGGTATATCTCTATATAAAGGTTTTACGGGGGGAAGCGCTCTCGGTGAAAGGGGAAAGCCTGCCGAGAAAGTAGGCCGTGAAGCGGCGTCGATGCTGGCGAGAGAGCTGCAGTCCGGGGCGGCGGTGGACGCCCACCTGGCCGACCAGCTCATTCTTTATATGGCACTGGCGCCCGGCGAGTCGGGCATTACGACCAGCGTGCTCTCCGGCCATTCGGCCGCCGGGCTTCGCATCGTCGAGCAGATGACCGGCAGAAAATTCGAGGTCAAAAAGGGCAATAAGACGACGCTTATTCGATCTTCAGGTATTCCGGCGGAATAG
- a CDS encoding RNA 2'-phosphotransferase: METKDHIPEIKQCPRHGYFRGSQCTCGNPGRFILSGYKAEKLGRIMSGALRHFPGELGLKLDEHGWASMDDLEKAIAAKYPWAQRQHIEAMLETDEKGRYEWDDNRVRARYGHSINVDLDYPEADYDVLFYGTSEEEADRILEIGLKPVNQHHVHLSKSIEEAVKVACIRTEHPVIISIDARKAKGKGILIIDAGPVCLSGPIPPEYLKIE; this comes from the coding sequence ATGGAGACCAAAGATCACATCCCGGAGATCAAGCAGTGCCCAAGGCACGGATATTTCCGCGGCAGCCAGTGTACGTGTGGCAATCCCGGAAGATTCATACTATCTGGCTACAAGGCCGAGAAGCTGGGGCGCATCATGTCCGGAGCGTTAAGGCATTTTCCCGGAGAACTCGGGCTAAAGCTCGACGAGCACGGCTGGGCGAGCATGGACGACCTTGAGAAGGCTATCGCCGCAAAATATCCCTGGGCTCAAAGACAGCATATAGAGGCTATGCTCGAGACGGATGAGAAGGGCCGCTACGAGTGGGACGATAACCGGGTCAGGGCCCGATACGGCCACTCCATTAATGTAGACCTCGACTACCCTGAAGCCGACTACGATGTGCTCTTCTACGGCACGAGCGAGGAAGAGGCAGACCGCATACTGGAGATCGGCCTGAAGCCGGTGAACCAGCACCACGTCCATTTAAGTAAGTCAATCGAAGAAGCAGTAAAAGTCGCCTGCATCCGCACGGAGCACCCGGTTATAATATCCATCGACGCCCGAAAGGCAAAAGGTAAAGGCATCCTTATTATCGACGCCGGCCCCGTATGCCTGTCAGGCCCTATTCCGCCGGAATACCTGAAGATCGAATAA